The genomic segment CGTTATAGGTGGACGCGTAGGCGCCTGGATCAGGCGTGGTAATGAAATGGGTGAGCACCTTTGTGCCATCCAAGCCCTGCCACCAGAACGAGTCATAAGGCAGGCGATTGTACTGGCTCCAGCCGATCTTGATCGTCATGAAATACTCGAGCCCAGCCCGTTTGATAAGCTGCGGCAGTGCCCAGGCGTAGCCGAACACGTCGGGGAGCCACAGCACCGGGCTTTCCTCCCGACCGAACTCTCGCCGGAAGAAGCTGCGGCCCAACAGGAACTGGCGGACCAATGACTCGCCGCCGGAGATGTTACAGTCAGCCTCCACCCACATGCCGCCGATGATCTCCCAGCGCCCCTCGGCCACGCGACGCTTGATCTGTTCATAGAGATGTGGGTAATCCTCTTTGACGTACTGATAGAGCTGCGGCTGCGATTGGGTGAAATGAAAGTCGGGGTATTGCTCCATCAGCCGAAGCTGGGTGGCGAAGGTATGGGCCGCCTTCTCGCGAACGCGGGCCAGCGTCCACAGCCAGGCGACGTCAATGTGCGCATGGCCAGCGGCCACAATCTTCACCGGCGCAGGCGCGTGACGGGCCAGCCCAGCTTCCAGCGCGGCTAGCGCCGCTGGCACTGAGCCATAGAAGTCGCCGCCCACGCGAAAATCCAGCAACTGGAAGGCTTCATCCAATGCGTCGAGGATGGCCCATCGAGCAGGCTCATCCTCGTCCATGTGGCGGGCCGCGTCCAGCGCGGCCTCGGCCGTGTGCAACAGCCGGCGCGTGGGCATGTCCACCGTCACCAGCTCCACCCCCCAGAAAATCTGTTCGAAGGGCAGGTCGGTAGTCCAGCGGTTCATGGTGCACCAGGCGTGTAGCCGGAGATCGAAAGTCTCGCCTCCTTGGGCCGGATCGGCCAGCAACAGCTCTTTGTGGTTGCGGTCAATCCCCTGGACAGCGATGCCGTTCAGATAGGCCATCGCCTCAGAGTGGACGGGGATCATGGGGTGGCTCAGGCTGATGTAGACAGCTACGCGTTGGCCGGCCCACTCAGGTGGGATGCGGAGCTCAGCCCAGAACCAGCGCCACTGGTCCCAGCCCCCCCACATCTGCCCTGGCGCAATCGGCTGCCAGGAACTGGGATCGGCTGTAACGCCATCTGGCAGATCAGTAGCGCTGATGCGCACCACCACCGGACGGCGTTCCCGGTAGATGCGGAGGCTCACATCGCGAAGGAGACGTTCCAGCTTTTCGACAGTGAAGCGGATTTTGTGTTTGCCCATAGCCTGCTCCAATGTAAAATGTGTGGTGTGAACGGCGCGCGATCTGGCGGAGATGGGCGAGATTATAGCACATGGGCCCAAAGACGTAAACTCGGAAACGTGAAAAGCGTCGCTTGACAAAGAGGCCCCTGTTGTGATATAGTATATCCAAACGATTGGACAATCGTTCAGAAGCGGCGGGTTTTGACCTCGCTGATCTTAAAGGGGTTAGGGCCTTCTTGTAGAGTTCCTCGGAAAGGCCCGCGAACAGAGAGCGCAGTGGTCATTATCTCCCCTCCAGCGGCATGAGCGTGATAGACCTCATATGCCGACCATTAAGGATGTCGCACAGCGCGCTGGCGTATCACCCACAACCGTCTCATATGTGCTGAACAAGAGCCGTTTCGTCAGCCCTGAGACCGAGGCTCGTGTTCGACAGGCCATCCAGGATCTCAATTACCAACCTGATCATGTCGCTCGCAGCCTGCGCGCCAAGCGCACTATGACGGTGGGTATGCTCGTCTCCGACATCGCGAACCCTTTCTATGCCGATGTCGTGCGGGGCGCCCAGGATGTGCTGAGCGACAAGGATTATAGCCTGATCTTGTGCAACACCGATGAAGCGCCTGATCGAGAGTTAGCCACGCTGCAGGTGCTCATCCAGAAGAAAGTGGATGGCCTGATCGTGGTCGCCACAGGCGCCAACGTCGAGCCGCTGCGCGAGGCCAGTAACGCGGGCGTGTCCATTGTGCTGGTGGATCGGCAATTGCCTGGCAACTGGCTGGATACGGTGCTGGTGGACGACGAGCGGGGCGCTTATGAGGCTGTTCGGCATCTGTTGGAACTCGGGCATCGCCGGATCGGGGCGATCGTGGGGCGGATCGGCATCAGTACCACTGACAACCGCCGTCGAGGCTACGAGGCGGCCCTGCGTGATTTTGGCGTGACGGTGGATCCGACCTTGGTTCAGACCGGCCACTCCACGATCCAAGGGGGGATCGTCGCCGCCCGTGTCCTGCTGGATCGCGAGCCACGTCCAACGGCCATCTTCGCCGGCAACAACTTGATGACGGTAGGGGTATTTCTGGCCCTTAAAGAGCGAGGCCTGCGATGTCCGGAGGACATCGCCGTCGTCGGGTTTGATGACATGGTATGGCTAGCTGCCTTCACCCCAGGGTTAACGACGGTCGCCCAGCCAAGTTATGAGCTGGGCAAGCGAGCGGCCGAGCTATTGCTGGATCGGCTGACCGGCCACCAGCCGGAGAGCCCGCGCATTATCGTCCTGCCGACCAGACTGGTCATCCGTGAGTCATGTGGACATCACCTGCATCGGGTTCTCGTCGGATGATATGGAGCCTGGTTCCAAACCGAATGACTTGATCAGGCCAGTGTAATCTAACCGAGGATAAGGAGGTGGTGCGCCAGAGGCTCATACCAGATATCTTTACAATCTCCCTTAAAGGGGGCGGGACAACGGTTTATATCGGCAACTCTTCCAATCTTCTCAACAATGCTTTAGGAGGGATTCCCATGTCTGAGCTCAACAGGAAGAAGCTTTCACGCCGTGATTTCTTGCGAGCCAGTGCCACTCTTGCTGGTGCCTCTCTGTTGGCTGCTTGTGCGCCTGTTACGCCGGCACCGGCAGCGCCCCCGGCTGCAGAGGTGAAGCCGGTGGAGGCTACGCCGACGATCTCCCCTGCCGAGGAGGAACGCCGCAAGACCGTCATCTTCGACATCGATGGCGGGCGCGTGATCTCACCGGATCTGTGGAACTTCTATGTGCCCGGCAGCCGCCTTGATCACGGCTATCACCAGGCGGTCCTGGAGCCCCTCTTTATCCTCAACTACGAGACAGGTGAGATCGAGCCGTGGCTGGGCGAGAGCATGACCTCCAACGAGACGATGGACGTCTGGACGCTCAAGCTGCGCCAGGGTGTGGCTTGGAGTGACGGCCATCCCTTCACCGCTGACGATGTAGTGTTCACCATCCAGATGTTGATAGACCATGCCCCAGAGCTCAACTGGTCCGCGGGTATCAAGGACTGGGTGGCGAAAGTTGAGAAGATTGATGATCTAACGGTTCAGTTCACTCTGACTCGTCCCAACCCGCGCTTCCAGTTGGACAACTTCTCGGTACGCATCTGGGGCGGCCCCAGCATCGTGCCCAAGCATATCTGGGAAGGGCAGGATCCCCTCACCTTCAAGTTCTACGACCCGGAGAAGGGGTGGCCAGTGGGCACAGGCCCGTACAAATTGGTCAGCATTAGCGAGACCGAGTTTATCTATGTGCGAGACAACAACTGGTGGGGGGCTAAGACCGGCTGGAAGCCGCTGCCCAAGCCGGAGAAGTTGATCTGGACCTGGGCCGGCCCTGAGGAGAAGCGGACAGCTCTCATGGCCAACCGTCAGTTGGACAGCCTGATGGACATCACCCTGGGCGCCCTGCAAGCCCTCAAGCAACAAAACCCCAACGTCATCACCTGGTTTGACGAGCTGCCCTACGCCTGGGTGCCCGATCCCTGCTCCCGCACCTTTGAGTTCAACTGCGCCATCGAGCCTTGGAACGATCCGGAGATGCGCTGGGCCATTAACTACGCCATTGACCGGGATCAGATCGTGGCCATCGCCTACGAGGGCACTACATTCAAGTCCAAGCACTTCTTCCCAGCTTACAAGCCGCTCAACCGCTATGTGGAGCTGCTGGAGAAGGCTGGGCTGTACGAGAAGTACCCGCTATGGAAGCACGATCCCGCCTTGGCGAAGCAGATCATCGAGTCCAAGGGGTGGAAGCTGGGCAGCGATGGTTACTACTACAAGGATGGCAAGCAGTTGGCTATGCTCATCACCACCCACGAGGCTTTCATCGAAAAGCAGCGCATCGCCCAGGTGATCGTGGAGCAGCTCCAGGCCATCGGCATCAACGCCACCAACCGCAACGAGGCCGGGGCCACTTGGGGCGACAACTTCGCCTTCGGCAATTTCGAGGCCCGCATGGGGTGGCAGACCTGCGGCTCCGTCAATGAGCCGTGGGCCTCGATGGACACCTTCAACGTCAAATGGCTCACGCCCATTGGCGAGCGCAGCAGCTACAATAACTGGCGATGGTCTGGGCCCGCAGCCGAGGAGTACAGCAAGCTGGTGGACGAGATCGGCTCTCTACCGCTGGGCGATCCCAAGATTGACGAGCTGTTCGTCAAGGCTATGGAGCTCTGGTTGAAGGAGCTGCCCGTCATCCCGATCACCCAGGCGCGCAAGATCATCCCCTTCGACACCACCTATTGGACCAACTGGCCGACCGCCAAGAACAACTACATGCATCCGCCCACGTGGTGGCAGAGCACCCACAAGATCATCCACAGCCTGCAGCCGGCTCAAGGATAAGCGAAGATTGCGGGGGGAAAGCTGCAGACCGCTGGCGGCTGTAGCCGCCAGCGGTCTCTACTGCTGGACAAGGTAAGCGATGCGTGGCTTAACGAAAGAGTATGTGATTCGGCGTATTGGCATGTTCTTCCTGACCGTCTGGCTGGGCGCCACTTTGATCTTCATTATCCCACGTCTGGCGCCTGGCGATCCGGTGGCGGCCATGGTGACCCGCCTGATGGCTCAATCCGGCTACGTTGCGAATAGCGCAGAGATCATCGAAGCTTGGCGGGCGCGCTTCGGTCTAGACGCGCCGATCTTGATCCAGTATCTTCGGTTCCTGCGCAATTCCATCATGTTCGATCTCGGCTATTCGTTGTCGCAGTTCCCGGTGGAGGTGGAGGAGATGGTGGCGAGGGCCCTCCCCTGGACTATTGGACTGCTCGCCATCGCGACGATCATCTCGTTCATCGCCGGCAATACCATCGGGGCTTTGCTGGCCTGGCGCCGCACGCCGGCGCTGGTGAAAAGTCTCCTGCCGTTGACCCTGACCTTTACCTCGGTCCCCTTCTTCATGTTGGCCATCCTGCTCATCTATATCTTCGGATTCGGCCTGAAGTGGTTCCCTATCGGCGGGGGATATGACACGCGTACGGTGACGATTGGGCTCAACTGGCCATTCATCAAGAGCGTGATCTATCACGGCACGTTGCCGGCATTTGCCATCGTGATCGCCTCCATGGGCTTTTGGGCCCTGGGCATGCGCGGTATGATGATTACCAACGAAGGCGAGGATTACATGATCCTGGCCCAGGCCAAGGGGCTGCGTCCTGGCCGCATCTTCTGGCGGTATGCGGTACGGAACGCCGTCCTCCCTCAGGTCACTGCCTTGGCGCTGAGCTTAGGTGGTATCGTCGGTGGCTCCGTGTTGGTGGAATATCTGTTCTCCTATCCGGGCATGGGCTATCTGCTCTATCAGGGGATCGTCAACAACGATTTCACCGTCATCCAGGGGATCGTGTTCATCCTGATCCTGAGCACTGCCACCGCTGTTTTGATTATTGATCTGATCTATCCGATGATTGATCCGCGAATTACGTATCAGAAGAAGTGATCGTATGACCACACTCGCAACTGCTCGACCAACTGCACAAAAAGCTATCCGCATTAACCGCTGGGATTCGCCCTGGCTGAACCCGAAGTTCATCACTGGCTCCGTGATGGTGCTGTCCGTGGTGCTAATGGGCTTACTAGGCCCCCTGTTTTGGGACGTGAAGCTGGCGCGTGTTGGATCGTCCCCTCTTAACTTGCCGCCGATCTGGGCTCCCAACCCGAACTTCCCCCCACCCAGTCCTGAGCATCCGCTAGGAACTGAAAGCAACGGCCGCGATATGTTAGCGGTGATCATCACCGGCGCGCCCCGCTCCTTGCAGGTGGGCCTCATCGCGGCCGGTGTAGGCATGCTCGTGGGCATTTTGCTGGGGTTCACGGCCGGCTTCATGGGAGGATGGGTGGACAGCGTGATCCGCACCGTGGCCGACTCTGTGATCACTATCCCCTCGTTAGCCATCTTAATCGTGATCTCTGCGTACGTGCGCCAGCTCGACATCAGCAGCATGGCCTTGATCCTTGGGCTGTTCGCCTGGGCGGGGCCGACGCGGTTGATCCGCGCCCAGGTGCTCACCCTACGTGAGCGCGGCTACGTGCGCATGGCGCGGCTCTCGGGCCTCTCCACATTCGACATCATGTTCAAGGAAATGCTGCCGAATATGTTGCCCTATCTCGCCTCTAGCTTCGCCGGAAATGTCTCCGGGGCCATCTTGGCTGCCACCAGCCTGGAGGCGCTGGGCCTGGGTCCGACTCGCATCCCCACGCTTGGCATGACCATCTTCTACGCCATCCGCGCCGCCGCGATCATCCGCGGCATGTGGTGGTGGTGGGGCTTCCCGATCCTGGTGCTCATCATCATCTTCTCCGGTCTCTTCCTCATCGCGACCGGCCTAGATGAGATCGCCAATCCCCGGCTGAGAGGAGTTAAAACGACATAATGGTAACGCAAGAGGTGGCTTGGAAAGTAACTGAGGAAGACCGCTGGCCTGAGCCTGACACGGTCTTAGATGTCAGAAATCTGCGCGTCCACTACGCCACCCCCCTGGGCGATGTGATCGCTGTGAATGGAGTATACTTCAAGGTGTACCGTGGTGAGACCCTGGGCCTGGTTGGCGAGTCGGGATGCGGCAAGACCACGGCGGCGATGGCGATCCTGCGGCTGGTGCAGCCGCCAGGGCGCATTGTAGAGGGCCAGGTACTGCTCAACGGGGTGGATATGGTGGCCCTGAATGAGCGGGAGCTGCGTCAGATGCGCTGGCGGCAGGCGGCTTTGATCCCGCAAGGAGCGATGAACTCTCTTAACCCCGTCATGCAGATCAAGGACCAGATCGCCGACGGCATCGAGGCGCACGAGGGCAAACAGCCACCCAAGGTGCTGAAGGAGCGCATCCTCGAGCTGCTGGCGATGGTGGGGCTCCCCAGCCGTGTGTATCATATGTATCCCCACGAGCTGAGCGGCGGCATGAAACAGCGGGTGTGCATCGCCATGGCGATCGCGCTCAACCCGCCGCTGATCATTGCCGACGAGCCTACTAGCGCGCTTGACGTGGTCGTTCAGCGCGTGGTAGCTCAGACCATGCTGGATGTGAAGCGGCGCCTCAATGTCTCCATGATCCTGATCGGCCATGATATGGGGCTGCAAGCGCAGTTGGTGGACCGCATTGCGGTGATGTACGCCGGCAACATTGTGGAGATCTCGCCCGTGGAAGCGGCCTTTGCGGAGCCGCTGCACCCGTACACGAAGCTGCTCATCTCGTCTATCCCGTCCATCAAGGAGCGTAAGCCTCTTTTGGTAACTGAAGGTCTGACGCACGACCTGCGCAACCCGCCGCCCGGCTGCGTCTTTCACCTGCGTTGCCCATATGTGATGGACCGCTGCCGTAAGGAGGTGCCGCAGTTAAAGGAGTTGGCGCCCGGGCTTCAGGTGGCTTGTCATCTGTACTGAGGTGTGCGACTGGGTTAGCTCGGATTAGGCCTCAGAGAGGGAGATCATGTCAACCCCCTTGTTGGAAATCCGTAATGTGACCAAAATTTACGGCGGCGGCCTCTTACGCTCCGGAGATCAGGTCGTCGCTTTGCAGGACTTCAATCTGGCGCTGGCGGAGAAGCCGGCCACGATCACGACTATCGCCGGTGAGAGCGGCAGCGGGAAGACGACCCTGGCCAACCTCATCCTGGGATTTATCAGCCCTACCTCCGGGCAGATCCTTTACAAGGGGCGTGACATCGCCACCATGAATAAGCAGGAGCAACTCGAGTATCGCCGGGAGGTGCAGGCCGTTTTCCAGGACCCTTACGAGGTCTATAACCCCTTCTACCGGGTGAAACATGTCTTCGACCTGGTTATCAATCGCTTTAAATTGGCTCGCACCAAGCAGGAGGCTCGTGAGCTAATTGAGGAGGCGCTGAGAGTCGTGGGCATGCGGGGCGAGGAAGTCCTCGAGAAGTACCCCCACCAGCTCAGCGGCGGCCAGCGCCAGCGCATGATGGTGGCGCGGGCTTTCCTGCTTAAGCCTCGCTTGATCGTGGCCGACGAACCGGTCTCTATGGTGGACGCGTCTTTGCGCGCCATGATCTTGGACATCATGCTGCGCATGCGGGACGAGTACAACATCTCGTTCCTCTACATCACACACGATCTCAGCACCGCTTACCAGATCGGCGACCAGATCTACATCCTATATCAGGGGTCCATTGCCGAACGGGGTGAGACTACTCAGGTGATCGAGAACCCCAAGCATCCTTATGTGCAACTGCTGATTGATTCGATCCCGGTGCCCGATCCCACCCAGAGATGGAATACGAACCTGGTTTTGCCCTCCGAGGAAGAGCTGCGCAGCAAGGTGAACACCGGGTGTCGGTTCTACCCGCGCTGTCCTCATCGGATGGACCGCTGTTTGGTCAAGCAGCCGCCCCTTTATCCGGTGGACGGCGACCGTCATGAGGCGGCGTGCTACCTCTACGAATAAGGGACGGCAGGCGATGGACGAGCGGTGGAAAGCTCGAACGTCAAACCCTTAACGCTTTCGTCGCTAGTTCGTCGTCTGTCGTTCCCAGTCCTTCGTCTGATGCGTGAATTCCTTCGCCTGATCGCCCTTCTGGTAATCCCTTTAGCGATCCTCACCGCGGCAGTTGCGCTGGCGCTGTATGGGCGGCATGTGTTCGCTTCTTGCCCACCGCGCTGTAAGGAGGCCGATTTGCAAAACGCTGACCTGCGTCAGGCCAATCTGCGAGGCGCCGATCTCCGAGAGGCCAACCTGAGCGCGGCAAACCTGGAGGGCGCTAACCTCCAAGAGGCTAATCTCTTTTTCGCAGAGCTCCGCGGCGCGAGCCTGAAAGGCGCCCGTTTACAGCGCGCCCACCTGCGCGGCGCGCTGCTGCTCAAAGCCGATCTCAGCCAGGCGGACCTGCGCCAGGCGGATTTGCGGGCGGCGCGCCTGCGGGAAGCCGATTTGTCCCGAGCGGATCTGCGGGGGGCCGATCTGGCTTATGCTGGGCTAGAGCGGGCCAACCTGCGCGGCGCGCGGCTGGACGAGACGACGATCCTCGACGCCAGATGGCGACTCGTCTGGGAGCTTGTGAACGAGGGAGGGCGCGAGCGCGACCTTAGAGCGGTCGATCTGCGCGGCGCTGATCTGCGCGGGGTGGATCTGCAACGAGCAGACTTGCGTCAGGCCGATTTGAGCGACGCCGATCTGGCCGGCGCGGACCTGACTGGCGCCGATCTGCGTGGCGCGAACCTGCTCAAGACGGTCCTGGACGATCAGACCAGGATGGATGCAAAATGGCGGTTGGTATGGCAGATCCTCAACGAGATCGCGGCCGATCGAGAGCTAGCCGGGGCCGATCTGAGTGAGGCCTATCTGCATCACGCCTACCTGCGCCGGGCAGAGCTAACCGGAGCGAACCTGAGCGGAGCCTGGCTGGTAGAGGCTGATCTGAGTGGGGCGGACTTATCCAGGGCTGATCTGCGCCGGGCCGATCTGACGCAAGCTAGCTTGCATTTGGCCATCTTGGAAGGGACTGATCTGCGTGGGGCCAACTTGAGCGGGGCAGATCTGAACGGGGCTAACCTGCGCCAGGCGGTGTTAGACGAGGCGACGGTGATCTCCGAGAAGTGGCGACTGGCCTGGGAGATCCTCAACCGGGGTGGAGTTGGCCGGGATCTGCGCGGAGCCCGTTTGAGCTGGACCTATCTGGCCGGTGCCGATCTGCGTAGGGCTAATTTGGAAAAAGCTGAGCTGCGCGATGCGAATTTGGAGGGCGCGAACCTAGAGGGGGCCATCCTGGTGCGAGCCGATCTCAGGGGGGCCAATCTACGTGGTGCCAATTTGCGCCGAGCCGACCTGACCCAGGCGGACCTCACCGGCGCGGCGCTGGAAGGGGCTGACTTAGAGGGAGCGATTTTGCTAGACCGATGAACGGTGATTTTTGGCTATCTCCCGCTACCTGCCAGCATCCCCATGATAAACCATCTCTGAAACAACAGGAATAGGATCAAGGGTGGAAACATCGCCAGCGTGGCCGTAGCGTTCAGCCCTGCGTAGTCCGTACCCCATGAGACGATAAAGCCCAGGATCGCTGCGGGCACCACTTGCAGTTTGGGCGACGTGGTGAACGCGAAGGCGAACAGATAGTTATTCCAGGTGCTGATGATAATGAAAATCCCTACTGCGATCAAGCCTGGTGCAGATAACGGCGCAGCGATGCGAAACAGTGTCCCCATACGGCCGCAGCCGTCTAAGAAAGCGGCTTCTTCGATCTCCTTGGGAATAGCCAGCAGAAAGCCACGCACCATCCAGGTAGCGAAAGGGAGGTT from the Anaerolineae bacterium genome contains:
- a CDS encoding pentapeptide repeat-containing protein, whose amino-acid sequence is MESSNVKPLTLSSLVRRLSFPVLRLMREFLRLIALLVIPLAILTAAVALALYGRHVFASCPPRCKEADLQNADLRQANLRGADLREANLSAANLEGANLQEANLFFAELRGASLKGARLQRAHLRGALLLKADLSQADLRQADLRAARLREADLSRADLRGADLAYAGLERANLRGARLDETTILDARWRLVWELVNEGGRERDLRAVDLRGADLRGVDLQRADLRQADLSDADLAGADLTGADLRGANLLKTVLDDQTRMDAKWRLVWQILNEIAADRELAGADLSEAYLHHAYLRRAELTGANLSGAWLVEADLSGADLSRADLRRADLTQASLHLAILEGTDLRGANLSGADLNGANLRQAVLDEATVISEKWRLAWEILNRGGVGRDLRGARLSWTYLAGADLRRANLEKAELRDANLEGANLEGAILVRADLRGANLRGANLRRADLTQADLTGAALEGADLEGAILLDR
- a CDS encoding ABC transporter substrate-binding protein, which encodes MSELNRKKLSRRDFLRASATLAGASLLAACAPVTPAPAAPPAAEVKPVEATPTISPAEEERRKTVIFDIDGGRVISPDLWNFYVPGSRLDHGYHQAVLEPLFILNYETGEIEPWLGESMTSNETMDVWTLKLRQGVAWSDGHPFTADDVVFTIQMLIDHAPELNWSAGIKDWVAKVEKIDDLTVQFTLTRPNPRFQLDNFSVRIWGGPSIVPKHIWEGQDPLTFKFYDPEKGWPVGTGPYKLVSISETEFIYVRDNNWWGAKTGWKPLPKPEKLIWTWAGPEEKRTALMANRQLDSLMDITLGALQALKQQNPNVITWFDELPYAWVPDPCSRTFEFNCAIEPWNDPEMRWAINYAIDRDQIVAIAYEGTTFKSKHFFPAYKPLNRYVELLEKAGLYEKYPLWKHDPALAKQIIESKGWKLGSDGYYYKDGKQLAMLITTHEAFIEKQRIAQVIVEQLQAIGINATNRNEAGATWGDNFAFGNFEARMGWQTCGSVNEPWASMDTFNVKWLTPIGERSSYNNWRWSGPAAEEYSKLVDEIGSLPLGDPKIDELFVKAMELWLKELPVIPITQARKIIPFDTTYWTNWPTAKNNYMHPPTWWQSTHKIIHSLQPAQG
- a CDS encoding LacI family transcriptional regulator; this translates as MPTIKDVAQRAGVSPTTVSYVLNKSRFVSPETEARVRQAIQDLNYQPDHVARSLRAKRTMTVGMLVSDIANPFYADVVRGAQDVLSDKDYSLILCNTDEAPDRELATLQVLIQKKVDGLIVVATGANVEPLREASNAGVSIVLVDRQLPGNWLDTVLVDDERGAYEAVRHLLELGHRRIGAIVGRIGISTTDNRRRGYEAALRDFGVTVDPTLVQTGHSTIQGGIVAARVLLDREPRPTAIFAGNNLMTVGVFLALKERGLRCPEDIAVVGFDDMVWLAAFTPGLTTVAQPSYELGKRAAELLLDRLTGHQPESPRIIVLPTRLVIRESCGHHLHRVLVG
- a CDS encoding ABC transporter ATP-binding protein; the protein is MSTPLLEIRNVTKIYGGGLLRSGDQVVALQDFNLALAEKPATITTIAGESGSGKTTLANLILGFISPTSGQILYKGRDIATMNKQEQLEYRREVQAVFQDPYEVYNPFYRVKHVFDLVINRFKLARTKQEARELIEEALRVVGMRGEEVLEKYPHQLSGGQRQRMMVARAFLLKPRLIVADEPVSMVDASLRAMILDIMLRMRDEYNISFLYITHDLSTAYQIGDQIYILYQGSIAERGETTQVIENPKHPYVQLLIDSIPVPDPTQRWNTNLVLPSEEELRSKVNTGCRFYPRCPHRMDRCLVKQPPLYPVDGDRHEAACYLYE
- a CDS encoding ABC transporter permease; amino-acid sequence: MRGLTKEYVIRRIGMFFLTVWLGATLIFIIPRLAPGDPVAAMVTRLMAQSGYVANSAEIIEAWRARFGLDAPILIQYLRFLRNSIMFDLGYSLSQFPVEVEEMVARALPWTIGLLAIATIISFIAGNTIGALLAWRRTPALVKSLLPLTLTFTSVPFFMLAILLIYIFGFGLKWFPIGGGYDTRTVTIGLNWPFIKSVIYHGTLPAFAIVIASMGFWALGMRGMMITNEGEDYMILAQAKGLRPGRIFWRYAVRNAVLPQVTALALSLGGIVGGSVLVEYLFSYPGMGYLLYQGIVNNDFTVIQGIVFILILSTATAVLIIDLIYPMIDPRITYQKK
- a CDS encoding ABC transporter ATP-binding protein, whose product is MVTQEVAWKVTEEDRWPEPDTVLDVRNLRVHYATPLGDVIAVNGVYFKVYRGETLGLVGESGCGKTTAAMAILRLVQPPGRIVEGQVLLNGVDMVALNERELRQMRWRQAALIPQGAMNSLNPVMQIKDQIADGIEAHEGKQPPKVLKERILELLAMVGLPSRVYHMYPHELSGGMKQRVCIAMAIALNPPLIIADEPTSALDVVVQRVVAQTMLDVKRRLNVSMILIGHDMGLQAQLVDRIAVMYAGNIVEISPVEAAFAEPLHPYTKLLISSIPSIKERKPLLVTEGLTHDLRNPPPGCVFHLRCPYVMDRCRKEVPQLKELAPGLQVACHLY
- a CDS encoding ABC transporter permease, whose product is MTTLATARPTAQKAIRINRWDSPWLNPKFITGSVMVLSVVLMGLLGPLFWDVKLARVGSSPLNLPPIWAPNPNFPPPSPEHPLGTESNGRDMLAVIITGAPRSLQVGLIAAGVGMLVGILLGFTAGFMGGWVDSVIRTVADSVITIPSLAILIVISAYVRQLDISSMALILGLFAWAGPTRLIRAQVLTLRERGYVRMARLSGLSTFDIMFKEMLPNMLPYLASSFAGNVSGAILAATSLEALGLGPTRIPTLGMTIFYAIRAAAIIRGMWWWWGFPILVLIIIFSGLFLIATGLDEIANPRLRGVKTT